The DNA region CCAAGCACGCGCTCGCTCTCGCCGTTCGAGTACATGTTGGCTGTGTCGAAGAAGTTGATGCCCAACTCGACAGCGCGCTCGATTATCTCCTCGCCCTCCTCGGGGTCCAACACCCACGGTCGCCAGTCGCTGGACCCGAAACTCATACAGCCGAGACAGATTCGACTCACTTCCGTGCCGGTGTCGCCGAGCGTGGTGTACTCCATGGGGGGTAGTCGTCGGTACGTGGTAAAAAGGTGGGCGGACGCGGAAGGGCGGGCAATTCCCAACGGCCGCAGAGTCGGACGGCGCCGCCGATTTCTTTTTGTGGTTGCGCGTGGTCGAACGGACGGTTCGTGGGTGCGTGGGACTGTCAGTTGTCGCTCTCGTCGTCCGAGTCGAACGTTTGCGCCGACTCGACTGCGTCGCCCGCCTCGCGCTCCGACACCGACTCCGCCGCGAACGCCGCGCGCTCGTAGGTCTCAGTCAACTGCTCTAAGTCCGCCAAGCGGTCCTCGCGCAGGCCCGCCTCCCGGCAGTCGGCGTAGAACTCCCAGTGGGTCTCCGCCGAGGCGCGACCGACCGACCCGTCGAGTCGCTTCCGGACGGCCGCGTAGGCCAACAGCGCCGCGGCGTCGTAGGCGTCGTCGGCCGCCCTGTCGGTCGCCGCGTCGAGGAGCGCGTCGGCCGACCGGCCGGTGTCGGCCGGAATCGTCGCCGAGAGGTCCGCCTCCGGCGACTCCGAGGACCCCGGCGTCGAGTCGTCGCGCAAGCGCCAGTCGTTTCCGCCGAGTCGCCGCGCGAGGACGACGCCGATGGCCGCGATACCGAGTAGTCCCGCCACGCGCAGGACCAGCGGATAGTCGAACGGGCCGCGCTCGGTCCGCTCGAAGGTCACGATGTCGGCGGCACTGCTCGCGTTCAGGTTCTCGCCGACCGGCGAGTAGGCCGCCCGGACGCGGGCGCTCGGGCTATCGCTCACCGACGACGGCACGGGGACGACTCCGGCGTACCCGCCGGTCGCGTTCGTCGTGACGGTTCCAACCGCGGTCCCGTTGACCGCCAACTGGAGCGTCCGGTTGCCCAGCGGCGTCCCGCCGTCGGTCGTCAGGCGACCCGAGACGAGCAGGCTTCCGTTCGCCCGCCGGGCCTCGGTCGAGAGGTCGGTCGCGGTCGGTTCGACGGCCACCGAGACGGTGGCGTTCGCCGCGCGGAATCGCGGGTCGGCGAGTCGCACCCGGACCGGTCGCTCGCCGGTCGAGAGGTTCGCCGGGACCGTCGTCGTCAGCGCAAACGACCCGTTCGGTCCCGTGGTCGCCTGTCCGATGGGGAATCCCGCGAGCGTGGCGACGACCGGCACCTCGCCCGTGGTGACGTTCCCGGCCGTGACGGTACCCTCGACCGCCAGCGAGTCGCCGAACCCGGCCGACTGCGTGTAGTTCGTGAGTTCGAATTCGGGGTTCACGCGCTCGACGCCGAACCGGACGCTCGCGTTATCGTGGAGGTACCGCGAGGCGTTCGCGGGTTGGTACCGGACCGTGCGGTTCCGGTCGCCGACCGACGTGAGCGTCGGTCGGTAGGCGACCTCGAAGTGGCCGGTCTCGTTCGTCCGCGCCTCGACGCTCCGGTTCTCGATTCGGAGCGTGACGTTCCGGTCGGAAATCGCGCTCGCGTTCGCGGCGGTCAGGAGTCGCCCGCGGAGCGTCACGCGGTCGGTGAACGACCCGTTCGGCGCGACGGTCTCGACGGAGAGATCGGTCCGGACGAGCGTCTGGTTCCGGACGGTTCGCTGGGTCGCCAGCACGTCTGTGCGGACGGTTTCGATTTGCCGGGTCGCGTTCGCGGTGGCGTTGCCCTCCGAGGAGACGTTGGCGTAGCTTCGTTGGAGCGCGACCGAGGACCGATTGACCGCCGCGAGGCGGCGTTCGAGTTCGTGGGCGAGTCGGCGCTCGCGCTCGACGGTCTCGTTTTCGCGGACGCGCTGATAGCGTCGGAGCGCCGTCCGGTAGTCCCGTACGTCCGCGAGGAACGCGCTCTGAATCGCACCCACGCCGTCGAGGTCCGAGAGGTTCCGGTCCTCGCTCGACGCCTCGCCTTTCAGTTCGGCGTACTTGTCGGCGAACTCCTCGAACTGCGAGTCGTTGCCGACGAGTCGGCGGGCGCGCTCCGAATCGCGCTCGCTCACGTCGATGCTCCGGACGAGACGCTCGACCATCCGGTCTTGAAGCCACGACTCGACGTCGCTGGCGTTGGTCTCGCCGACCCGGCCCGGATTGCGGTGTTCGACCGTCGCGTTTGTGCTGTCGTTCTCGCCGGGCGCGGCCGTCGTCGTCTCCTGAGCGGAGACGACGCCCGACCGAGAGTCGGCGTCGTCGCCCTCATGCGCACTCGCAGCGAGAGCGCCGCTCGCGGCCGCGAGCAGTAGCGCCAGCGTGACGGCGACGCTCCTCAGTCGCTCCCCATCGACCCCCTTCACGGACAACTGCTACCGCGGCGAGCGTAATACCTCTACTGGGGACCAGTCGCCCAGATTACGGTATTTGGTAACATGGAGTCTGAAGGGCGCGGCTTGTAACCACGGCACAATAGTTCGTGTCGGATAGAGCTTGAGGTAGAGGAATTCGTTAGTTTTGGGATCGGCCGCGACGTACAGCCAGTAGCGCCGATCATTGAGTTGAATCACGGTTTCATCGACCGCAACGTGATTCGGGTTTTTGCCGTCAGTCGGCTGTAGATCGGCTTTCTGCACCCAATTATGGATCGTTAAATGATACCGTTCGACACCAAACCTCTCTAAGACAGAAACAGTATCCGAGAGTGATAGTCCGGTCGCTATACTCGTTGAGGCGGCTGAATTCTGGCATAGGCACCAAGAATTCCAACCGCCTCATTCTTCGAGGCTTATCTGAACAGTGCCCCCTCAAAGTTAGCGAACTGTTACGTTTGCCGGATACGGACGCGCGGTCGAGGCACTGTCTACAGCTTCAGCGAAAGACCGGTTTCAGTTGGCGCGTTGAGTACAGGACGGGTACTCAGCACTGGTCGAGCCTGAGAGAACAGTCAACGCGAGAGTTCTATTCTGACGACGTTGCCGACTGGCGAATTCTCCTCGACGGTGATGATGCCATCTGACCGAGTGATGATCAACTTCACGAGCCACAACCCGAGACCGCTCCCGTGGTACAGCGGTGTTTGCTCCGCTTCGTCTACCAGTAGATTCCGCTCCATCTCCGGGATGGGTGGCCCGGTATCGGCTATTTCGACGCGAACGGTCTCGTCGGTCCGAGTCGCGGTGACAGTGACTTCGGGCGACGACGAGTCGTCGTGAACAATCGCGTTCGTGACGAGTTCTCTGATCGCCTGCTTGAATCGTGTCGTAGTCCGTACAGTCACTTCCTCGGGGCAGTCAACAGCAATTGTCGCGTCCGGGTACTCCGATCCGATAGTCGAAGCAATATGATGGAGACAGTCACGTACTTCGATCTCTCCGTACGTGGGTTCCTCCTGCAACAGTTCCGTTATCTGCTGTTCCTTTTCGGCTAGTCCAAGCAGTCGATTGCTCGTATCGATGATTCTCTCGGCGGACTCCCCAACCTCACTTGAGGTCTCGGAACGAATCCGCTCGGCCCGTCCCCGAATCACGTTCATACTATTGCGCAGATTATGGCGTAACACCCGGTCGAGGACCGTTAACTGCTTTTGGCGTAGTTTTCGCTCGGTCACATCTTGGTGAAATCCGACGTAGCTGACGACATCACCAGCATCATCCCGCACGGGCGCGAATTTGACGTGGTTCCAGAACTCCGTTCCGTCCTTGCGATAGTGGCGGATCTCGACAGAAACCGGCTCTTGAGCATCCATCGCTTCCCGGATACTGGCGACGTGGTCCGGGTCGGTGTTCTCGCCCTGAAGGAATCGACTGTTCTCCCCGAGGATGTCCTCACGCAGGTAGCCCGTCATCTCCACGAACGCATCGTTCACGTAGATTAGCGGGTTGTCCTCTCGGTCGGGATCGGAGATACTGATGCCGACTGGCGCTTCATCGATTGCCTGTTTTCGCCGCTTGAGTGTCTTCTCTCGCTCTTTGAGTTCCGTGATATCGTCCTGAACCGCCACGAACGCGTGGATTTCGTCGCCGTCAGTTACCGGTGCAATCGTCTGCATCGCGGTGTACGTTTCGCCGTTCTTTCGGCGATTGATAATCTCCTCTTCCCACACCTCGCCCGAGCGAAGGGTACTCCAGAGGTTCTCGAAATACACGTCCGGCATTTCTCCGGAGTCCAACACGCGTGGTGTCTCACCGACGACTTCTGACCGGGCGAACCCAGTTATCTCTTCGAACGCCGGATTGACGTACTCGATGTACCCGTCCGGGTCGGTGATGAAGATTGCGTGGCCAGCTGATTCGACCGCCTGCTCGATGCGCTGGAGGTCGCGTTCGCGCTCCTTGCGTTCGGTGATGTCCTGTATCGTCCCCCGAACGCGGGTCAGTTCCCCGTCCTCGTACTGCGGTTCACCTCTCGTTCGAATCCACCGGTTATGGTCCTCCGCGTCGATGAACCGGAGTTCGAGATCGTATGGTTCGCCCTCTTCGACAGCCGTTTCGAATGCGTTTTCGATGACCGGTCGGTCCTCGGGATGGAACTGCTGGAGGCTCCGTTCCGGAGACGGCGTCGTATCTTCTGGGAGCGCGTGGATGCGATTCACCTCGTCGGTCCACCACAGCTCTTCGGCATCGATATCGTACTCCCACGCTCCGACGTTTGCAATATCCTGAGCCTTCTCGAACAGATCGACCTGCCGTTCGAGTTCCCTCTCTCGCTCCCGTAACGTGAGAGACTGCTCG from Halorussus pelagicus includes:
- a CDS encoding PAS domain-containing protein produces the protein MTPERTTESRNRVLPLVSDSGNRQLLVEWLDGHPSYETVDLAEGIDETAFDVCILDKAAFEEHLDALQAKKTATAPVLLPYLLLLPESNPEIIDMDAGRLADNVVTETIDELVALPIQQAELHWRLSALLRLREQSLTLRERERELERQVDLFEKAQDIANVGAWEYDIDAEELWWTDEVNRIHALPEDTTPSPERSLQQFHPEDRPVIENAFETAVEEGEPYDLELRFIDAEDHNRWIRTRGEPQYEDGELTRVRGTIQDITERKERERDLQRIEQAVESAGHAIFITDPDGYIEYVNPAFEEITGFARSEVVGETPRVLDSGEMPDVYFENLWSTLRSGEVWEEEIINRRKNGETYTAMQTIAPVTDGDEIHAFVAVQDDITELKEREKTLKRRKQAIDEAPVGISISDPDREDNPLIYVNDAFVEMTGYLREDILGENSRFLQGENTDPDHVASIREAMDAQEPVSVEIRHYRKDGTEFWNHVKFAPVRDDAGDVVSYVGFHQDVTERKLRQKQLTVLDRVLRHNLRNSMNVIRGRAERIRSETSSEVGESAERIIDTSNRLLGLAEKEQQITELLQEEPTYGEIEVRDCLHHIASTIGSEYPDATIAVDCPEEVTVRTTTRFKQAIRELVTNAIVHDDSSSPEVTVTATRTDETVRVEIADTGPPIPEMERNLLVDEAEQTPLYHGSGLGLWLVKLIITRSDGIITVEENSPVGNVVRIELSR